A DNA window from Haliovirga abyssi contains the following coding sequences:
- a CDS encoding Rpn family recombination-promoting nuclease/putative transposase, whose amino-acid sequence MRNKVKRDDMFKKIFSDKKLFLMLLKDFIKESWVSEIDESKLELIPSLFTDGLETNRESDIIYKVKCNGEEIFVFVLLEQQSNINYLMSFRILEYMVKLWRKYIDDNKKVSRNKCFLLPPIYPIIFYDGIKNWTSVKAFKEKVKNEEKFKRFVPNFEYELIELNKISFEKLETYEDLLSTLLLIDKIKKPEELSKLSNIEKSYWKNVKKDIGSKRELEKVVEAMNLLLIRINVPKEEREEVIEQIYEGRLENMFEMAVHYDVQAEREKYITQGIEQGIEQGIEEGIEKGLEEGKKESLEAVIKKSIKLGLDMEMIMKLTDLTRGEIEEIISKINF is encoded by the coding sequence AGAAATAAAGTAAAACGAGACGATATGTTTAAAAAGATATTTTCAGATAAAAAATTATTTTTGATGCTATTAAAAGATTTTATAAAAGAATCTTGGGTATCAGAAATAGATGAAAGTAAACTTGAATTAATTCCATCATTATTTACAGATGGATTAGAAACTAACAGAGAAAGTGATATAATTTATAAAGTTAAGTGCAATGGAGAAGAGATATTTGTATTTGTTTTGTTAGAACAGCAATCAAATATAAATTATTTAATGAGTTTTAGAATATTAGAATATATGGTGAAACTTTGGAGAAAATATATAGATGATAATAAAAAAGTATCAAGAAATAAATGCTTTTTATTGCCACCAATATATCCAATAATTTTTTATGATGGGATAAAAAATTGGACATCAGTAAAAGCATTTAAAGAAAAAGTGAAAAATGAAGAAAAATTTAAAAGATTTGTACCGAATTTTGAATATGAATTAATAGAGTTAAACAAAATAAGTTTTGAAAAATTAGAAACTTATGAGGATTTGTTATCAACACTATTATTAATAGATAAAATAAAAAAACCAGAAGAGTTATCAAAACTGAGTAATATAGAAAAAAGTTATTGGAAAAATGTGAAAAAAGACATAGGAAGTAAAAGAGAATTAGAAAAAGTAGTAGAAGCAATGAATTTGCTATTAATAAGGATAAATGTTCCTAAAGAAGAAAGGGAAGAAGTTATCGAGCAAATTTATGAGGGGAGGTTGGAAAATATGTTTGAGATGGCAGTGCATTATGATGTACAAGCTGAAAGAGAAAAATATATAACTCAAGGAATCGAACAAGGAATCGAACAAGGAATCGAAGAAGGAATAGAAAAAGGATTAGAGGAAGGGAAAAAAGAATCATTAGAAGCTGTTATAAAAAAATCTATAAAACTAGGATTGGATATGGAAATGATAATGAAATTAACGGATTTAACAAGGGGAGAAATAGAAGAAATAATATCTAAGATAAACTTTTAA